From a single Salmo salar chromosome ssa22, Ssal_v3.1, whole genome shotgun sequence genomic region:
- the LOC106583689 gene encoding serine/threonine-protein phosphatase 4 regulatory subunit 1 isoform X1 gives MSGLSLYFEDGHDDLDDFGFDDYGSECDGIRITAFLDAGQDNLTPLGRLEKYAFSENVFNRQIVARGLLDVLREFSDNENDFISVMETVARMSEDGEPTVRAELMEQVPNIAMFLHESQPNFPAAFSRYLVPIVVHYLTDPNNQVRKTSQAALLVLLEQGLICKGDMETKVCPVLLDLTESSSDDDYKIEAVAIMCKLVTMLSKETVEQLLQRFCELCSDARLFQVRKVCAANFGEFCSIVGRDATEKLLMSKFFDLCSDSLWGIRKACADCFMIVSNSTSPEVRRTKLSPLFSSLISDQSRWVRQAAFQSLGRFISTFANPSTTGLYFKEDGTLLEVPRCPFDSNSPLCIESSNGPTVRPSHTPINQDGRSTPSLESMSRGDSDSRHTPLQNQPEGQARNNNLPPTNNKNKETEQTDQNFNSFLYWRPPLADISQELEMLKGQGPRTRTEGEKKEVVVEDRKMSSLEPATCSQIQKVLDCLQPHMDDPDVQAQVQVLSAALKAAQLESQSEEEGESESQTPEDGKPDDESSQNRVITEGRQTPEPPTQQARDPAPTEEQKEKEAKAETEKEPELHESPPNSPVLVRDDSDHSSVESELMESLEGKEDSAFNQVCEEKSKAQNVIPQQLLDQYLSMTDPAQAQTVDTEIAKHCAFSLPGVALTLGRQNWHCLKDTYETLATDVQWKVRRTLAFSIHDLALILGDQLTAADLVPIFNGFLKDLDEVRIGVLKHLYDFLKLLHAENRREYLYQLQEFMVTDNSRNWRFRYQLAGQLILIMELYSHDDVYNYLRQIALTLCSDKVSEVRWISYQLVVEILQKMYACGARELGLNFINELIVRFCHCPKWVGRQAFAFICQAIVEEDCMPMDQFAQHLLPSLLSLSLDPVANVRVLVAKAMRQSVMEKAYFKEPGSAYLEELEETVMTLQADKDRDVRFFASLDPNMMLMDTSALI, from the exons GTCTGTCTTTATATTTTGAAGATGGCCATGATGATTTGGATGACT TTGGGTTTGATGACTACGGATCAGAGTGCGACGGGATTCGGATCACAGCTTTTCTGGATGCAGGGCAAGACAATCTCACCCCCCTGGGGAGACTAGAGAAATACGCCTTCAGCGAAAATGTCTTCAACAG GCAGATCGTGGCACGCGGGTTGCTTGATGTGCTTCGAGAGTTCAGTGACAATGAGAATGACTTCATCAGTGTCATGGAGACAGTTGCCCGAATGTCTGAAGATGGAG agCCCACAGTGCGCGCTGAGCTGATGGAGCAGGTGCCCAACATTGCCATGTTCCTACACGAGAGCCAGCCCAACTTCCCAGCAGCCTTCTCCAGATATCTGGTGCCAATCGTGGTTCATTATCTCACAGACCCCAATAACCAG GTGAGGAAGACCAGTCAGGCAGCCCTGCTGGTGCTGTTAGAGCAGGGCCTCATCTGCAAAGGCGACATGGAGACCAAAGTGTGTCCTGTTCTACTGGACCTCACCGAGTCCAGCAGCGACGATGACTACAAGATAGAGGCCGTCGCG ATCATGTGTAAGCTGGTAACCATGCTGAGCAAAGAGACAGTGGAGCAGCTGTTGCAGCGTTTCTGtgagctgtgcagcgacgccagGCTCTTCCAAGTCCGCAAG GTGTGTGCAGCCAATTTCGGAGAGTTCTGTTCCATTGTGGGCCGGGATGCCACAGAGAAACTACTG ATGTCCAAGTTCTTTGACCTGTGCTCTGATAGCCTGTGGGGCATCCGGAAGGCGTGCGCCGACTGCTTCATGATCGTCTCCAACTCCACCTCCCCCGAGGTGCGACGCACTAAACTGTCCCCCCTTTTCAGTAGCCTCATCAGTGACCAGTCTCGCTGG GTGCGCCAGGCTGCCTTCCAGTCTTTGGGACGCTTCATCTCCACCTTTGCCAACCCCTCCACCACGGGCCTCTACTTCAAAGAGGACGGCACACTACTAGAGGTCCCCAGGTGTCCCTTTGACAG CAATTCCCCCCTCTGCATAGAGTCCTCCAACGGCCCCACAGTGAGACCCTCACACACACCCATTAACCAAGATGGCCGCTCCACCCCATCCCTAGAATCCATGTCCAGGGGGGACAGCGACTCCAGACACACTCCTCTCCAAAACCAACCAGAAGGCCAGGCGCGCAACAACAACCTTCCTCCCACAAATAATAAAAACAAGGAGACGGAACAAACAGACCAGAATTTTAACTCTTTCCTCTACTGGAGGCCTCCGTTAGCGGATATCAGCCAGGAGCTGGAGATGTTGAAGGGCCAGGGTCCTCGGACTCGGACAGAGGGAGAAAAGAAAGAGGTGGTGGTAGAGGACAGGAAGATGTCCAGTCTGGAGCCAGCCACCTGCTCTCAGATCCAGAAGGTATTGGACTGCCTCCAGCCCCACATGGACGACCCTGATGTACAAG CCCAAGTACAGGTGCTCTCGGCCGCCCTAAAGGCTGCCCAGCTGGAGAGCCAGTCTGAGGAGGAGggcgagtcagagagccagacacCTGAGGATGGAAAACCAGATGACGAGTCCTCCCAGAACAGAGTGAtcacagaggggagacagacaccTGAGCCACCAACCCAGCAGGCCAGGGACCCAGCACCCACAGaggaacagaaagagaaagaggcaaAAGCTGAGACTGAGAAGGAGCCAGAGCTTCATGAGTCACCCCCCAACTCACCTGTCCTAGTACGGGATGACTCGGACCACAGCAGTGTG GAATCGGAGCTGATGGAGAGTTTGGAGGGGAAAGAggactctgctttcaaccaggtGTGTGAGGAGAAGTCCAAGGCCCAG AATGTGATTCCCCAGCAGCTTCTGGACCAGTATCTTTCCATGACGGACCCGGCGCAGGCCCAGACGGTGGACACTGAGATCGCCAAGCATTGTGCGTTCAGCCTACCTGGCGTGGCCCTCACCCTGGGCCGACAGAACTGGCACTGCCTAAAGGACACGTACGAGACCCTCGCCACCGACGTACAG TGGAAAGTGCGCCGGACGCTGGCGTTCTCCATCCACGATCTGGCCCTGATCCTGGGGGACCAGCTGACGGCGGCCGACCTGGTGCCCATCTTCAACGGCTTCCTTAAGGACCTGGACGAGGTGCGCATCGGCGTGCTCAAACACCTCTATGATTTCCTCAAG CTGCTCCATGCGGAGAACAGGAGAGAGTACCTGTACCAGCTTCAGGAGTTCATGGTGACAGACAACAGCCGCAACTGGAGGTTCAGATACCAGCTGGCCGG GCAGCTGATCTTGATCATGGAGTTGTACAGCCACGATGATGTGTATAACTACCTCAGACAAATAGCACTGACCCTCTGCTCAGACAAAGTGTCAGAGGTCCGGTGGATCTCTTACCAGCTG GTGGTGGAGATCTTACAGAAGATGTATGCGTGTGGAGCCCGCGAGCTTGGCCTGAACTTCATCAACGAGCTCATCGTCCGCTTCTGCCACTGTCCAAAATGGGTGGGCCGCCAGGCCTTTGCCTTCATTTGCCAG GCCATCGTGGAGGAGGACTGTATGCCAATGGACCAGTTTGCCCAGCACCTCCTCCCCAGTCTCCTCAGCCTGTCGTTGGACCCCGTGGCCAACGTCCGCGTGCTGGTGGCTAAAGCAATGCGGCAGAGTGTCATGGAGAAAG CGTACTTCAAAGAGCCGGGCAGTGCCTACTTAGAAGAGCTGGAGGAGACGGTGATGACCCTGCAGGCGGACAAGGACAGAGACGTACGCTTCTTTGCCAGCCTGGACCCCAACATGATGCTTATGGACACTTCTGCCTTAATCTAG
- the LOC106583689 gene encoding serine/threonine-protein phosphatase 4 regulatory subunit 1 isoform X2 produces the protein MAGLSLYFEDGHDDLDDFGFDDYGSECDGIRITAFLDAGQDNLTPLGRLEKYAFSENVFNRQIVARGLLDVLREFSDNENDFISVMETVARMSEDGEPTVRAELMEQVPNIAMFLHESQPNFPAAFSRYLVPIVVHYLTDPNNQVRKTSQAALLVLLEQGLICKGDMETKVCPVLLDLTESSSDDDYKIEAVAIMCKLVTMLSKETVEQLLQRFCELCSDARLFQVRKVCAANFGEFCSIVGRDATEKLLMSKFFDLCSDSLWGIRKACADCFMIVSNSTSPEVRRTKLSPLFSSLISDQSRWVRQAAFQSLGRFISTFANPSTTGLYFKEDGTLLEVPRCPFDSNSPLCIESSNGPTVRPSHTPINQDGRSTPSLESMSRGDSDSRHTPLQNQPEGQARNNNLPPTNNKNKETEQTDQNFNSFLYWRPPLADISQELEMLKGQGPRTRTEGEKKEVVVEDRKMSSLEPATCSQIQKVLDCLQPHMDDPDVQAQVQVLSAALKAAQLESQSEEEGESESQTPEDGKPDDESSQNRVITEGRQTPEPPTQQARDPAPTEEQKEKEAKAETEKEPELHESPPNSPVLVRDDSDHSSVESELMESLEGKEDSAFNQVCEEKSKAQNVIPQQLLDQYLSMTDPAQAQTVDTEIAKHCAFSLPGVALTLGRQNWHCLKDTYETLATDVQWKVRRTLAFSIHDLALILGDQLTAADLVPIFNGFLKDLDEVRIGVLKHLYDFLKLLHAENRREYLYQLQEFMVTDNSRNWRFRYQLAGQLILIMELYSHDDVYNYLRQIALTLCSDKVSEVRWISYQLVVEILQKMYACGARELGLNFINELIVRFCHCPKWVGRQAFAFICQAIVEEDCMPMDQFAQHLLPSLLSLSLDPVANVRVLVAKAMRQSVMEKAYFKEPGSAYLEELEETVMTLQADKDRDVRFFASLDPNMMLMDTSALI, from the exons GTCTGTCTTTATATTTTGAAGATGGCCATGATGATTTGGATGACT TTGGGTTTGATGACTACGGATCAGAGTGCGACGGGATTCGGATCACAGCTTTTCTGGATGCAGGGCAAGACAATCTCACCCCCCTGGGGAGACTAGAGAAATACGCCTTCAGCGAAAATGTCTTCAACAG GCAGATCGTGGCACGCGGGTTGCTTGATGTGCTTCGAGAGTTCAGTGACAATGAGAATGACTTCATCAGTGTCATGGAGACAGTTGCCCGAATGTCTGAAGATGGAG agCCCACAGTGCGCGCTGAGCTGATGGAGCAGGTGCCCAACATTGCCATGTTCCTACACGAGAGCCAGCCCAACTTCCCAGCAGCCTTCTCCAGATATCTGGTGCCAATCGTGGTTCATTATCTCACAGACCCCAATAACCAG GTGAGGAAGACCAGTCAGGCAGCCCTGCTGGTGCTGTTAGAGCAGGGCCTCATCTGCAAAGGCGACATGGAGACCAAAGTGTGTCCTGTTCTACTGGACCTCACCGAGTCCAGCAGCGACGATGACTACAAGATAGAGGCCGTCGCG ATCATGTGTAAGCTGGTAACCATGCTGAGCAAAGAGACAGTGGAGCAGCTGTTGCAGCGTTTCTGtgagctgtgcagcgacgccagGCTCTTCCAAGTCCGCAAG GTGTGTGCAGCCAATTTCGGAGAGTTCTGTTCCATTGTGGGCCGGGATGCCACAGAGAAACTACTG ATGTCCAAGTTCTTTGACCTGTGCTCTGATAGCCTGTGGGGCATCCGGAAGGCGTGCGCCGACTGCTTCATGATCGTCTCCAACTCCACCTCCCCCGAGGTGCGACGCACTAAACTGTCCCCCCTTTTCAGTAGCCTCATCAGTGACCAGTCTCGCTGG GTGCGCCAGGCTGCCTTCCAGTCTTTGGGACGCTTCATCTCCACCTTTGCCAACCCCTCCACCACGGGCCTCTACTTCAAAGAGGACGGCACACTACTAGAGGTCCCCAGGTGTCCCTTTGACAG CAATTCCCCCCTCTGCATAGAGTCCTCCAACGGCCCCACAGTGAGACCCTCACACACACCCATTAACCAAGATGGCCGCTCCACCCCATCCCTAGAATCCATGTCCAGGGGGGACAGCGACTCCAGACACACTCCTCTCCAAAACCAACCAGAAGGCCAGGCGCGCAACAACAACCTTCCTCCCACAAATAATAAAAACAAGGAGACGGAACAAACAGACCAGAATTTTAACTCTTTCCTCTACTGGAGGCCTCCGTTAGCGGATATCAGCCAGGAGCTGGAGATGTTGAAGGGCCAGGGTCCTCGGACTCGGACAGAGGGAGAAAAGAAAGAGGTGGTGGTAGAGGACAGGAAGATGTCCAGTCTGGAGCCAGCCACCTGCTCTCAGATCCAGAAGGTATTGGACTGCCTCCAGCCCCACATGGACGACCCTGATGTACAAG CCCAAGTACAGGTGCTCTCGGCCGCCCTAAAGGCTGCCCAGCTGGAGAGCCAGTCTGAGGAGGAGggcgagtcagagagccagacacCTGAGGATGGAAAACCAGATGACGAGTCCTCCCAGAACAGAGTGAtcacagaggggagacagacaccTGAGCCACCAACCCAGCAGGCCAGGGACCCAGCACCCACAGaggaacagaaagagaaagaggcaaAAGCTGAGACTGAGAAGGAGCCAGAGCTTCATGAGTCACCCCCCAACTCACCTGTCCTAGTACGGGATGACTCGGACCACAGCAGTGTG GAATCGGAGCTGATGGAGAGTTTGGAGGGGAAAGAggactctgctttcaaccaggtGTGTGAGGAGAAGTCCAAGGCCCAG AATGTGATTCCCCAGCAGCTTCTGGACCAGTATCTTTCCATGACGGACCCGGCGCAGGCCCAGACGGTGGACACTGAGATCGCCAAGCATTGTGCGTTCAGCCTACCTGGCGTGGCCCTCACCCTGGGCCGACAGAACTGGCACTGCCTAAAGGACACGTACGAGACCCTCGCCACCGACGTACAG TGGAAAGTGCGCCGGACGCTGGCGTTCTCCATCCACGATCTGGCCCTGATCCTGGGGGACCAGCTGACGGCGGCCGACCTGGTGCCCATCTTCAACGGCTTCCTTAAGGACCTGGACGAGGTGCGCATCGGCGTGCTCAAACACCTCTATGATTTCCTCAAG CTGCTCCATGCGGAGAACAGGAGAGAGTACCTGTACCAGCTTCAGGAGTTCATGGTGACAGACAACAGCCGCAACTGGAGGTTCAGATACCAGCTGGCCGG GCAGCTGATCTTGATCATGGAGTTGTACAGCCACGATGATGTGTATAACTACCTCAGACAAATAGCACTGACCCTCTGCTCAGACAAAGTGTCAGAGGTCCGGTGGATCTCTTACCAGCTG GTGGTGGAGATCTTACAGAAGATGTATGCGTGTGGAGCCCGCGAGCTTGGCCTGAACTTCATCAACGAGCTCATCGTCCGCTTCTGCCACTGTCCAAAATGGGTGGGCCGCCAGGCCTTTGCCTTCATTTGCCAG GCCATCGTGGAGGAGGACTGTATGCCAATGGACCAGTTTGCCCAGCACCTCCTCCCCAGTCTCCTCAGCCTGTCGTTGGACCCCGTGGCCAACGTCCGCGTGCTGGTGGCTAAAGCAATGCGGCAGAGTGTCATGGAGAAAG CGTACTTCAAAGAGCCGGGCAGTGCCTACTTAGAAGAGCTGGAGGAGACGGTGATGACCCTGCAGGCGGACAAGGACAGAGACGTACGCTTCTTTGCCAGCCTGGACCCCAACATGATGCTTATGGACACTTCTGCCTTAATCTAG